From a region of the Corallococcus macrosporus genome:
- a CDS encoding vitamin B12-dependent ribonucleotide reductase — MEKELSGKPVVGGREPRRGGRAKGKAATASTGLTVERFFTTPGVDPADELAWEYRSASIKGEDGKVVFDQKDIEVPKSWSMLATNVVASKYFRGTPGTPERETSVRKLVARVVDTLTRWGEEGHYFASAVDREAFHAELTHLLLRQKAAFNSPVWFNVGVEEHPQCSACFINSVDDNMESILGLARTEGMLFKYGSGTGSNLSSIRGSKELLAGGGTASGPVSFMRGFDAFAGVIKSGGKTRRAAKMVILNADHPDVLEFIRCKSNEEKKAWALIEAGYDPSFNGEAYGSVFFQNSNNSVRVTDDFMKAVVNDGPWQTRAVRDGQVMETYKARELFREIAEAAHLCGDPGLQYDTTVNAWHTCSGTARINASNPCSEYMFLDDSACNLASLNLMHFRTLEGGFDVAAFKHAVSVVLLAQEIIVGFSRYPTERIAKNSHDYRPLGLGYANLGALLMASGLPYDSPAGRNLAGAITSLMCGEAYATSARIAEKQGAFAGYGNNAEPMLGVIRKHRKAAYQLPADGVSAELHQAQKEAWDDALAKGMEHGYRNSQVTVLAPTGTIGFMMDCDTTGIEPDIALIKYKKLVGGGMLKIVNQTVPLALEKLGYPQTQAQDIIAYLDKHDTIEGAPHLKPEHLPVFDCAFKPSKGQRSIHWMGHIEMMAAAQPFLSGAISKTVNLPNDATVEDIEKAYIEAWRSGLKAVAVYRDGCKRTQPLNTSQDKAPEAKRAVAEPTPAVMPEPKALRRRLPDERQSITHKFSIGGHEGYLTVGMYEDGKPGELFVVMAKEGSVVSGLMDSFATSVSLALQYGVPLQVLADKFCHTRYEPSGFTGNPAIPIAKSITDYIFRWLSLKFLPTEPCADDAEVTPVEEARPEPVTQAAVPAQATLQLSAMNSRSTYLNQADAPPCHQCGAITVRSGACYKCANCGTTSGCS, encoded by the coding sequence ATGGAGAAGGAACTGAGTGGAAAGCCGGTGGTGGGGGGCAGGGAGCCGCGGCGAGGAGGCCGTGCGAAGGGCAAGGCGGCGACGGCCTCCACGGGGCTGACCGTGGAGCGCTTCTTCACGACGCCCGGCGTGGATCCGGCGGACGAGCTGGCGTGGGAGTACCGCAGCGCGTCCATCAAGGGCGAGGACGGCAAGGTCGTCTTCGACCAGAAGGACATCGAGGTCCCCAAGTCCTGGTCGATGCTGGCGACGAACGTCGTGGCGTCGAAGTACTTCCGGGGCACGCCCGGCACGCCGGAGCGTGAGACGAGCGTACGCAAGCTGGTGGCGCGCGTGGTGGACACCCTCACCCGCTGGGGTGAGGAGGGGCACTACTTCGCGTCGGCGGTGGACCGCGAGGCGTTCCACGCGGAGCTGACGCACCTGCTGCTGCGCCAGAAGGCGGCGTTCAACTCTCCCGTCTGGTTCAACGTGGGCGTGGAGGAGCACCCGCAGTGCTCGGCGTGCTTCATCAACAGCGTGGACGACAACATGGAGTCCATCCTGGGGCTGGCGCGCACGGAGGGCATGCTCTTCAAGTACGGCAGCGGCACGGGCTCCAACCTGTCCAGCATCCGCGGCAGCAAGGAGCTGCTGGCGGGCGGCGGCACCGCGTCCGGCCCGGTGTCGTTCATGCGCGGCTTCGACGCGTTCGCGGGCGTCATCAAGAGCGGCGGCAAGACGCGGCGCGCGGCGAAGATGGTCATCCTCAACGCCGACCATCCGGACGTCCTCGAGTTCATCCGCTGCAAGTCGAACGAGGAGAAGAAGGCCTGGGCGCTGATTGAGGCGGGCTACGACCCGTCCTTCAACGGCGAGGCCTACGGGTCGGTGTTCTTCCAGAACTCCAACAACTCCGTGCGCGTCACCGACGACTTCATGAAGGCGGTGGTGAACGACGGCCCCTGGCAGACGCGCGCGGTGCGCGATGGCCAGGTGATGGAGACGTACAAGGCCCGCGAGCTGTTCCGCGAGATCGCCGAGGCGGCGCACCTGTGCGGCGACCCGGGCCTCCAGTACGACACCACGGTGAACGCGTGGCACACGTGCTCCGGCACGGCGCGCATCAACGCGTCCAACCCCTGCTCCGAGTACATGTTCCTGGATGACTCGGCCTGCAACCTGGCGTCGCTGAACCTGATGCACTTCCGCACGCTGGAGGGTGGCTTCGACGTGGCCGCCTTCAAGCACGCGGTGTCGGTGGTGCTGCTGGCGCAGGAGATCATCGTCGGCTTCAGCCGCTACCCCACCGAGCGCATTGCGAAGAACAGCCACGACTACCGCCCGCTGGGCCTGGGCTACGCGAACCTGGGCGCGCTGCTGATGGCGTCCGGCCTGCCGTACGACTCCCCCGCCGGCCGCAACCTGGCGGGCGCCATCACGTCGCTCATGTGCGGCGAGGCGTACGCCACGAGCGCGCGCATCGCGGAGAAGCAGGGCGCGTTCGCGGGCTACGGCAACAACGCGGAGCCCATGCTCGGCGTCATCCGCAAGCACCGCAAGGCGGCGTACCAGTTGCCGGCGGACGGCGTGAGCGCGGAGCTGCACCAGGCGCAGAAGGAGGCCTGGGACGACGCGCTCGCCAAGGGCATGGAGCACGGCTACCGCAACAGCCAGGTGACGGTGCTGGCGCCCACGGGGACCATCGGCTTCATGATGGACTGCGACACCACGGGCATCGAGCCGGACATCGCGCTCATCAAGTACAAGAAGCTGGTGGGCGGCGGCATGCTGAAGATCGTCAACCAGACGGTCCCGCTGGCGCTGGAGAAGCTGGGCTACCCGCAGACGCAGGCGCAGGACATCATCGCGTACCTGGACAAGCACGACACCATCGAGGGCGCTCCGCACCTGAAGCCGGAGCACCTGCCGGTGTTCGACTGCGCGTTCAAGCCGTCCAAGGGCCAGCGCAGCATCCACTGGATGGGCCACATCGAGATGATGGCCGCGGCGCAGCCGTTCCTCTCGGGCGCCATCTCCAAGACGGTGAACCTGCCCAATGACGCCACGGTGGAGGACATCGAGAAGGCGTACATCGAGGCGTGGCGCAGCGGCCTGAAGGCGGTCGCCGTCTACCGTGACGGCTGCAAGCGCACGCAGCCGCTCAACACGTCGCAGGACAAGGCCCCGGAGGCGAAGCGCGCGGTGGCCGAGCCCACCCCGGCGGTGATGCCCGAGCCCAAGGCGCTGCGCCGCCGGCTGCCGGACGAGCGGCAGTCCATCACGCACAAGTTCTCCATCGGTGGCCACGAGGGCTACCTGACGGTGGGCATGTACGAGGACGGCAAGCCGGGTGAGCTCTTCGTCGTCATGGCGAAGGAGGGCTCGGTGGTGAGCGGCCTGATGGACAGCTTCGCCACCAGCGTGTCGCTGGCGCTCCAGTACGGCGTGCCGCTCCAGGTGCTGGCGGACAAGTTCTGCCACACCCGCTACGAGCCGAGCGGCTTCACGGGCAACCCGGCCATCCCCATCGCCAAGTCCATCACGGACTACATCTTCCGGTGGCTGTCGCTGAAGTTCCTGCCCACGGAGCCCTGCGCGGACGACGCGGAGGTGACGCCGGTGGAGGAGGCCCGTCCGGAGCCGGTGACGCAGGCGGCGGTGCCAGCCCAGGCGACGCTGCAGCTGTCCGCGATGAACTCGCGCAGCACGTACCTGAACCAGGCGGACGCCCCGCCGTGCCACCAGTGCGGCGCCATCACCGTGCGCAGCGGCGCCTGCTACAAGTGCGCGAACTGCGGCACGACCAGCGGCTGCAGCTGA
- a CDS encoding Kelch repeat-containing protein, with translation MQDIWKRRGLFLLVGLWAVLAGCGSEPSTGSAQLVALVQGAVGADAITQVSVTVTAPDMAVLSGALTKGGDGNWGGTLSAIPAGAQRLFTAQAFDASGVKRFEGQAQDVTITGGQLAAVALTLQPVETPPPFDNAVPSINSVVASVSTVAPGGSVYITANVTDPGDTLTYSWSAQAGTFTSPTGTATSWTAPGTEGPVEFMLTVTDSHGASASISFTLTVSSGQGSAVLTATFNTWPQVTGLTATRYQVNVSEPTQLTASVTESDGDALTYQWTAGCPGAWTNVASATATFTPDDEIIPSETSCGRCPITVTVSDGRGGVGKGTLRLCVGAPRPVRFPPEIVSTSPAANSVPVMPTIPFRVTLREAQYGPVTYEWTAGTGKLGKPTNDVTSSEVLWTAPSCLEWGQTPVIRVTVRNGHGLSSSRQFIVTGLPECAVMGWRSTEHMGTARLMHTATLLQDGRVLVVGGYNTDTSARDALALAELYDPVTGTWQSTGSMAVPRRNHTATLLPDGRVLVTGGHLNTNTNSYASAELYDPKSGIWTSAGGMFTARDYHHAVLLGTGQVLVLGGEQWQGGTRTKLASAELFDPATHQWTPTGNLTVPRYFAAASLLPSGQVLVTGGEGAQGGQVATAELYTPATGTWKPTGSMAVSRRYHTQTTLPDGRVLVTSGYGSPSSTSWTRTAELYTPATGVWSSAGNLAYGRVDHTATVLPSGRVLVVGGFAYITNGSYHTNTAEIFDPALGTWTTTSRMLIEREGHTATLLPTGKLLVAGGYYGYAHISAELYTE, from the coding sequence ATGCAAGACATCTGGAAGAGGCGGGGGCTCTTTCTGCTGGTGGGACTCTGGGCGGTGCTCGCGGGCTGCGGCTCGGAGCCCTCCACGGGCAGCGCGCAACTGGTGGCGCTGGTGCAGGGCGCGGTGGGCGCGGACGCCATCACCCAGGTGAGCGTCACCGTGACGGCGCCGGACATGGCCGTTCTCTCCGGCGCGCTGACGAAGGGCGGGGACGGAAACTGGGGCGGCACGCTCAGCGCGATTCCCGCAGGCGCCCAGCGCCTCTTCACCGCGCAGGCGTTCGACGCGTCCGGCGTGAAGCGCTTCGAGGGCCAGGCCCAGGACGTCACCATCACCGGGGGACAGCTGGCCGCCGTGGCGTTGACCCTCCAGCCGGTGGAGACGCCGCCGCCCTTCGACAACGCGGTGCCGAGCATCAACTCCGTCGTCGCCTCGGTCAGCACCGTGGCGCCGGGCGGCAGCGTCTACATCACGGCCAACGTCACCGACCCTGGCGACACGCTCACGTATTCCTGGAGCGCCCAGGCCGGCACCTTCACCTCGCCGACGGGCACCGCGACGTCCTGGACGGCGCCCGGGACCGAGGGCCCCGTCGAATTCATGCTGACGGTGACGGACTCGCACGGCGCCTCGGCGTCCATCTCCTTCACGCTCACGGTGTCGTCCGGCCAGGGGAGCGCCGTCCTCACCGCGACCTTCAACACCTGGCCCCAGGTGACGGGCCTCACCGCCACGCGCTACCAGGTGAACGTGAGCGAGCCCACGCAGCTGACGGCCTCCGTCACGGAGTCGGACGGGGACGCGCTCACCTACCAGTGGACCGCCGGCTGCCCGGGGGCATGGACGAACGTCGCGTCCGCCACCGCGACCTTCACCCCCGACGACGAGATCATCCCGTCCGAGACCTCCTGCGGACGCTGCCCCATCACCGTCACCGTCAGCGACGGACGGGGAGGGGTGGGCAAGGGCACCCTGCGCCTGTGCGTGGGCGCCCCTCGCCCCGTGCGCTTCCCCCCGGAGATCGTCAGCACCTCGCCCGCCGCCAACTCCGTGCCCGTGATGCCCACGATCCCGTTTCGCGTGACGCTGCGTGAAGCGCAGTACGGCCCGGTGACGTACGAGTGGACGGCGGGCACCGGCAAGCTCGGCAAGCCCACGAACGATGTCACCTCCAGTGAGGTCCTCTGGACGGCCCCGAGCTGCCTCGAATGGGGCCAGACGCCCGTCATCCGCGTCACGGTGAGGAACGGCCATGGCCTGTCTTCGTCCAGGCAGTTCATCGTCACGGGCTTGCCGGAGTGCGCCGTCATGGGCTGGCGCAGCACGGAGCACATGGGGACCGCGCGGCTGATGCACACCGCGACGCTGCTCCAGGACGGCCGGGTGCTCGTGGTGGGGGGATACAACACGGACACGTCCGCTCGGGACGCGCTCGCCTTGGCGGAACTCTATGACCCGGTCACGGGCACGTGGCAGTCCACCGGCAGCATGGCCGTGCCCCGCCGCAACCACACCGCGACGCTGCTGCCGGATGGCCGCGTGCTCGTGACGGGTGGGCACCTCAACACCAACACCAACTCGTATGCCTCCGCCGAGCTGTACGACCCGAAGTCGGGCATCTGGACCTCCGCTGGCGGCATGTTCACCGCGCGCGACTACCATCACGCCGTCCTCCTGGGCACGGGCCAGGTGCTGGTGCTGGGCGGCGAGCAGTGGCAGGGCGGCACCCGGACGAAGCTCGCCAGCGCCGAGCTTTTCGACCCCGCCACCCACCAGTGGACTCCCACCGGAAACCTCACCGTGCCGCGCTACTTCGCGGCCGCGTCGTTGCTGCCCTCGGGGCAGGTGCTGGTGACGGGCGGCGAGGGGGCCCAGGGAGGCCAGGTCGCGACGGCGGAGCTGTACACCCCCGCCACGGGCACCTGGAAGCCCACGGGCTCCATGGCCGTGAGCCGCCGCTACCACACGCAGACGACGCTCCCGGACGGCCGTGTGCTCGTCACGAGCGGATACGGCTCTCCGTCGAGCACGAGCTGGACGCGGACGGCGGAGCTGTACACCCCCGCCACGGGCGTGTGGAGTAGCGCGGGGAACCTGGCCTATGGCCGCGTGGACCACACCGCGACGGTGCTGCCTTCGGGCCGGGTACTCGTCGTCGGTGGGTTCGCCTACATCACGAACGGCTCCTACCACACGAACACCGCGGAGATTTTCGACCCGGCGCTGGGCACCTGGACGACCACGAGCCGCATGCTCATCGAGCGTGAGGGCCACACGGCGACCCTGCTGCCCACGGGCAAGTTGCTGGTGGCGGGCGGCTACTACGGCTACGCCCACATCTCCGCGGAGCTGTACACGGAGTAA
- a CDS encoding (2Fe-2S) ferredoxin domain-containing protein — translation MPPPFERHVFVCTNRRPDGHPKGCCATKGGEEVRAAFKEELDKRGLKRSMRANAAGCVDTCAFGVSVVVYPEGTWYGGVKVEDVPTIVEEHLVQGRPVERLLMPFNKKAER, via the coding sequence ATGCCGCCTCCCTTCGAACGCCACGTCTTCGTCTGCACCAACCGCCGCCCGGACGGACACCCCAAGGGGTGCTGCGCCACCAAGGGAGGGGAGGAGGTGCGGGCCGCCTTCAAGGAGGAGCTCGACAAGCGCGGGCTCAAGCGCAGCATGCGCGCCAACGCGGCCGGCTGCGTGGACACGTGCGCGTTTGGCGTCTCCGTGGTCGTCTACCCGGAAGGCACCTGGTACGGCGGCGTGAAGGTGGAGGACGTGCCCACCATCGTGGAGGAGCACCTGGTGCAGGGCCGCCCCGTGGAGCGCCTGCTGATGCCCTTCAACAAGAAGGCGGAGCGCTGA
- a CDS encoding Bax inhibitor-1/YccA family protein, with protein MAWESSGGWQGGQAAGVDDVLVQESQRAFMSRVHGWMFAGLALTGVMAMVTLANETLLRMAVQNRMMLFLVQLGVVFGLSILAPRLSGPVAAVMFAGYAALTGVTLSVIFLIYTASSIGQVFFITAATYGAMAVYGTVTKKDLSSWGTFLFMGLIGILIAGVVNLFIQSSAVSFVMACAGVLVFAGLTAYDVQKLREFHAGAGFKSLTAVSIVGALTLYLDFINLFLSLLRLLGNRRD; from the coding sequence ATGGCGTGGGAATCATCAGGTGGTTGGCAGGGCGGGCAGGCAGCCGGGGTGGACGACGTCCTGGTGCAGGAGTCGCAGCGCGCGTTCATGTCGCGCGTGCATGGCTGGATGTTCGCGGGTCTGGCGCTCACCGGCGTGATGGCGATGGTGACGCTGGCCAATGAGACGCTGCTGCGCATGGCGGTGCAGAACCGCATGATGCTGTTCCTGGTGCAGCTGGGCGTGGTGTTCGGCCTGTCCATCCTGGCGCCCAGGCTGTCCGGCCCGGTGGCCGCGGTCATGTTCGCGGGCTACGCGGCGCTCACCGGCGTGACGCTGTCGGTCATCTTCCTTATCTACACGGCCAGCTCCATTGGCCAGGTGTTCTTCATCACCGCCGCGACCTACGGCGCGATGGCCGTCTACGGCACCGTCACGAAGAAGGACCTGAGCAGCTGGGGCACGTTCCTCTTCATGGGGCTCATCGGCATCCTCATCGCCGGCGTGGTGAACCTCTTCATCCAGAGCAGCGCCGTGTCGTTCGTGATGGCCTGCGCGGGCGTGCTCGTGTTCGCGGGCCTCACCGCGTACGACGTCCAGAAGCTGCGCGAGTTCCACGCGGGCGCGGGCTTCAAGAGCCTGACCGCGGTGAGCATCGTGGGCGCGCTCACGCTCTACCTGGACTTCATCAACCTGTTCCTGTCGCTGCTGCGGCTGCTGGGCAACCGCCGCGACTAG